A section of the Malus sylvestris chromosome 17, drMalSylv7.2, whole genome shotgun sequence genome encodes:
- the LOC126611202 gene encoding xyloglucan endotransglucosylase protein 1-like isoform X2, which translates to MAMAASADNFYQDFDVTFGNGRAKILNGGQLLTLNLDQASGSGFKSKNEYLFGRIDMQIKLVAGNSAGTITAYYVSIILRRSTHDEIDFEFLGNVSGDPYTLHTNVFSQGKGNREQQFHLWFDPTKAFHTYSIVWNTQRIIFLEDNMPIRVFNNLESVGVPFPKNKPMRIYSSLWNADDWATRGGLVKTDWTQAPFTASYRNFKANACTSGSSSSCASTASTNSVGDSAWQTQGLDTAGRNRL; encoded by the exons ATGGCCATGGCTGCCTCGGCTGACAATTTCTATCAAGACTTTGACGTTACATTTGGCAATGGACGTGCCAAGATACTCAACGGAGGACAGCTTCTCACACTTAACCTTGATCAGGCTTCCGGTTCCGGTTTCAAATCCAAGAACGAGTACTTATTTGGAAGAATTGATATGCAGATCAAGCTTGTTGCCGGTAACTCAGCGGGAACTATTACTGCCTACTATGTAAGTA TTATCCTCCGAAGGTCCACTCATGATGAAATCGACTTTGAGTTTTTGGGAAACGTATCCGGAGATCCCTACACACTACATACCAATGTGTTCAGCCAAGGAAAAGGGAACAGAGAACAGCAGTTCCACCTTTGGTTTGATCCCACAAAGGCCTTCCACACCTACTCCATTGTTTGGAACACGCAACGCATTAT ATTTTTGGAAGATAACATGCCAATCAGAGTGTTCAACAACTTGGAATCAGTTGGAGTCCCATTCCCCAAAAACAAGCCCATGCGGATTTACTCAAGCTTGTGGAATGCAGATGACTGGGCAACAAGAGGTGGCCTTGTCAAGACCGATTGGACTCAAGCTCCCTTCACTGCCTCTTACAGAAACTTCAAGGCCAATGCTTGTACTTCTGGCTCATCATCCTCCTGTGCCTCCACTGCATCTACCAATTCAGTGGGGGACAGTGCATGGCAGACTCAAGGGCTCGATACAGCTGGCCGTAACCGGCTTTGA
- the LOC126611202 gene encoding xyloglucan endotransglucosylase protein 1-like isoform X1, producing the protein MAMAASADNFYQDFDVTFGNGRAKILNGGQLLTLNLDQASGSGFKSKNEYLFGRIDMQIKLVAGNSAGTITAYYVSSTTTYPLSLSTHDEIDFEFLGNVSGDPYTLHTNVFSQGKGNREQQFHLWFDPTKAFHTYSIVWNTQRIIFLEDNMPIRVFNNLESVGVPFPKNKPMRIYSSLWNADDWATRGGLVKTDWTQAPFTASYRNFKANACTSGSSSSCASTASTNSVGDSAWQTQGLDTAGRNRL; encoded by the exons ATGGCCATGGCTGCCTCGGCTGACAATTTCTATCAAGACTTTGACGTTACATTTGGCAATGGACGTGCCAAGATACTCAACGGAGGACAGCTTCTCACACTTAACCTTGATCAGGCTTCCGGTTCCGGTTTCAAATCCAAGAACGAGTACTTATTTGGAAGAATTGATATGCAGATCAAGCTTGTTGCCGGTAACTCAGCGGGAACTATTACTGCCTACTATGTAAGTAGTACTACTACATACCCTCTTAGTTT GTCCACTCATGATGAAATCGACTTTGAGTTTTTGGGAAACGTATCCGGAGATCCCTACACACTACATACCAATGTGTTCAGCCAAGGAAAAGGGAACAGAGAACAGCAGTTCCACCTTTGGTTTGATCCCACAAAGGCCTTCCACACCTACTCCATTGTTTGGAACACGCAACGCATTAT ATTTTTGGAAGATAACATGCCAATCAGAGTGTTCAACAACTTGGAATCAGTTGGAGTCCCATTCCCCAAAAACAAGCCCATGCGGATTTACTCAAGCTTGTGGAATGCAGATGACTGGGCAACAAGAGGTGGCCTTGTCAAGACCGATTGGACTCAAGCTCCCTTCACTGCCTCTTACAGAAACTTCAAGGCCAATGCTTGTACTTCTGGCTCATCATCCTCCTGTGCCTCCACTGCATCTACCAATTCAGTGGGGGACAGTGCATGGCAGACTCAAGGGCTCGATACAGCTGGCCGTAACCGGCTTTGA
- the LOC126611203 gene encoding phosphatidylglycerophosphate phosphatase 1, chloroplastic/mitochondrial-like yields the protein MQSTSSALLRKCSYPLPLNHFLFHFHHRHPRKTLNFLPLPPKPQTHSSNHCALSISHTNSCSREHQEQSQKHTNGDSDPYQNDLLFLQLKSSGDTEAASNQSPEAPNDERGRDQRESEADNSEGLLTNMWWADVKAALGQRFNFGAIVRSAMVLTKDKHLALPHVSVPDVRYIDWPELHRRGFKGVVFDKDNTITAPYSLTLWGPLGSSLEQCKSVFGPDIAVFSNSAGLYEYDHDGSKARELEGAIGIKVIRHRVKKPAGTSEEIEKHFGCKSSHLIMVGDRPFTDIVYGNQNGFLTILTEPLSLNEEPFIVRQVRKLETSLVNHWFKKGLKPTSHRLLPDGKQCVKHPPPL from the exons ATGCAGTCGACCTCATCAGCTCTACTGCGCAAATGCTCTTACCCTCTCCCCCTTAACCACTTCCTCTTCCACTTCCACCATCGACACCCTCGCAAAACCCTCAACTTCCTTCCCCTCCCCCCAAAACCCCAAACCCACTCCTCAAACCACTGCGCGCTTTCCATCTCTCACACCAACAGTTGCAGCAGAGAGCACCAGGAGCAGAGCCAGAAGCACACCAACGGCGATTCCGACCCTTATCAGAACGATTTGTTGTTTCTGCAGTTGAAATCCTCCGGCGATACCGAGGCGGCCAGTAATCAAAGCCCAGAAGCCCCAAACGACGAACGAGGACGAGACCAAAGAGAGAGCGAAGCCGATAATTCCGAGGGACTTTTGACAAACATGTGGTGGGCAGACGTGAAAGCCGCACTGGGACAAAGGTTCAACTTTGGAGCCATAGTTCGTTCGGCCATGGTGCTCACAAAGGACAAGCACTTGGCGCTGCCGCATGTTTCTGTGCCTGATGTTAGGTACATTGATTGGCCTGAGTTGCATAGAAGGGGTTTCAAGGGTGTTGTGTTCGACAAGGATAATACTATCACTGCGCCGTATTCCTTGACGCTTTGGGGCCCTCTTGGGTCTTCGTTGGAGCAGTGTAAATCAGTTTTCGGACCCGATATCGCGGTGTTCAGTAACTCGGCTG GGCTTTATGAGTATGACCATGATGGTTCAAAAGCTAGGGAGCTTGAAGGGGCAATTGGAATTAAAGTCATAAGACATA GAGTGAAGAAACCAGCTGGAACATCTGAAGAGATCGAGAAGCATTTTGGTTGTAAATCTTCACACCTAATTATG GTGGGTGATCGGCCTTTCACTGATATTGTCTATGGAAATCAAAATGGCTTTCTCACTATTTTAACTGAACCGTTGAGTCTCAATGAGGAGCCGTTCATTGTTAGGCAG GTGAGGAAACTAGAAACATCCCTTGTGAATCATTGGTTTAAGAAAGGGTTAAAGCCCACCAGTCATAGGCTGTTGCCTGATGGCAAGCAGTGTGTCAAACATCCACCACCCCTGTAA
- the LOC126611803 gene encoding MDIS1-interacting receptor like kinase 2-like, translating to MQEIVCAVSTARHPSVWSHFYLSYNQLEGPLANIEAFNEAPIEDLENNKGLFGNATGLKVCQSTLRNRKTNNNNTSLIAALVSGDLFLGFIVVVILYIHLPRQIKHCVGTWGRASVYKAKLQTGQIIAEKKLHTLPEGGIENLKAFESEIRALSGICHHNIVKLYGFCAHPRQSFLVYQFLEGGSLEGLLSSDKEATMSEWISRINLGRSVVNALSYMNHDCLPPIVHQDTSSKNILMDLEHAAYVSDFGTARILKPDSSNWTSFAGTFGYTAPEFACTMEVNEKSDVYSFGVLTLEVIMGKHPRDLMISVLSSTISTVLNTPLTNILDQRLSPTRDQVAEKAAFLVKLAFSCLPTHNLGLPSNRFPRS from the exons ATGCAAGAAATAGTTTGTGCAGTTTCTACAGCAAGGCATCCTAGTGTTTGGAGTCACTTCT ATTTATCCTACAATCAACTGGAGGGTCCTCTTGCAAACATTGAAGCCTTCAACGAGGCTCCAATTGAAGATTTAGAGAATAATAAAGGCTTGTTTGGTAATGCCACTGGCCTGAAGGTGTGCCAATCTACCCTAAGAAACAGGAAAACGAACAACAATAATACCTCTCTGATTGCAGCCCTCGTTTCAGGAGATCTGTTTCTTGGGTTCATTGTAGTTGTGATTCTCTACATTCACCTCCCTCGCCAGATT AAACATTGTGTAGGAACATGGGGCCGTGCAAGTGTTTACAAAGCTAAGTTGCAAACAGGCCAGATTATTGCAGAGAAGAAACTTCACACGCTACCAGAGGGTGGGATAGAAAACCTGAAGGCCTTTGAGAGTGAGATTCGTGCACTCTCAGGAATCTGCCATCACAACATTGTGAAGCTGTATGGCTTTTGTGCGCATCCACGGCAGTCATTCTTGGTTTACCAGTTTCTGGAAGGAGGAAGCTTAGAAGGGTTACTAAGCAGTGACAAAGAAGCAACTATGTCTGAATGGATTTCAAGGATAAATCTGGGCAGAAGTGTGGTGAACGCTTTATCCTACATGAACCATGATTGCTTGCCTCCAATTGTTCATCAGGACACATCAAGCAAGAATATCTTGATGGATTTAGAGCATGCTGCTTATGTCTCCGATTTTGGCACAGCTAGAATATTGAAGCCTGACTCTTCCAATTGGACTTCATTTGCAGGTACATTTGGATACACTGCTCCAG AGTTTGCTTGCACAATGGAAGTGAATGAGAAATCTGATGTCTATAGCTTTGGAGTGTTAACTTTGGAAGTGATCATGGGAAAGCATCCGAGAGATCTCATGATCTCAGTTCTCTCCTCGACAATATCAACTGTGCTTAATACACCGTTGACGAACATTTTGGACCAAAGGCTTTCACCTACAAGAGATCAAGTTGCAGAGAAAGCGGCGTTTCTTGTGAAGCTTGCATTTTCATGCTTGCCAACCCACAATCTCGGTCTGCCAAGCAACAGGTTTCCCAGGAGCTAA
- the LOC126611204 gene encoding MDIS1-interacting receptor like kinase 2-like translates to MASKEEKTLSFIPIILILLLDSSASAATSGQEAEALLNWKASLDNSTSLSLLPSWVGNSICNWEGIACNNFESITQINLTASGLRGTLHALSFSSFPSLMSLNLSHNAIFGTIPLEIGFLKSLQILDLAGNNINGSIPHEVGMLGNLTILSLQQNNLSGNLPTEICMLNSLSVINVAFNSLMGSIPEAIGNLSSLTVLALQLNNFSGAIPSTIGNLSSLKEMYLMGNQLIGNIPPEIGKLKFLTHLGLVDNKLNGSLPSGLNNFTFLKQLFFSNNNFSGSIPHDICISGVLELFTAHNNQLTGPMPRSLRNCTSLVRLRLERNQLTANIAQEFGIYPKLIYVDLSYNKFYGELSENWERCQNLQSLRLGNNRISGEIPRFKGSIQLHVLDLSSNILTGTIPKELGKLTSLFNLNLGDNKLSGSVPSEIGLLTNLQHLNLAANDFSGLIPEKLDGCRELLNLNLSRNKFNESIPLQMASINALQVLDLSQNSLMSEIPPQLGNLMKLETLNLSHNKLSGSIPSMFDNMLSLTVVDMSYNHLEGPLPNNKAFHKALALAFANNTGLCGNATGLNVCPSETRGEKKSSKSVIFTVVLILGILLFVFVVTGILCVVCYPRKVQNEDQFAIWSYDGRLEYEDIIEATEGFNSKYCVGVGGNASVYKAVLQTGRIVAVKKLHMLQDSGVANLKAFESEVRTLSEIRHRNILKLYGFCSHPQHPLLLYDFVDGGSLQKILTDENHAVKFGWIERVNAVKDVANALLYMHHDCSPPILHRDISSKNILLDLEYGAYVSDFGTAKLLNLETSNWTSFAGTFGYSAPELAYTMEANEKCDVYSFGVVALEMIMGKHPGDLISYFLSFSSTSTPEPIQLNDVLDKRLPPPGNHVVEKVITVANLAHACLRTNPQSRPTMRQISHELLF, encoded by the exons ATGGcatccaaagaagaaaaaacactTTCTTTCATCCCAATTATACTCATTCTCTTGTTGGATTCTTCAGCTTCAGCAGCAACATCAGGACAAGAAGCAGAAGCACTTCTGAATTGGAAAGCTAGCCTTGACAACAGCACAAGTCTCTCCCTCTTGCCTTCATGGGTTGGAAACAGCATATGCAATTGGGAAGGAATTGCTTGTAACAATTTTGAAAGCATAACACAAATAAACCTCACTGCTTCTGGCTTAAGAGGTACACTTCATGCACTTAGTTTCTCATCTTTCCCAAGTCTCATGAGCCTTAACCTGAGCCACAATGCGATTTTCGGAACAATCCCGTTGGAGATAGGGTTTTTGAAAAGCCTTCAAATCCTTGATCTTGCTGGAAACAACATCAACGGGTCCATTCCACATGAAGTTGGAATGTTGGGCAACTTAACCATTCTGTCCCTCCAACAAAACAATCTCTCTGGAAATCTCCCTACAGAAATATGCATGCTGAATTCACTCAGTGTGATCAATGTAGCGTTTAACAGTCTCATGGGTTCGATTCCAGAAGCAATCGGAAACCTGTCCAGCTTAACTGTTCTTGCCCTTCAACTCAACAATTTCTCCGGCGCAATTCCTTCCACTATAGGCAACCTGAGTAGCCTCAAGGAGATGTATTTGATGGGAAATCAATTAATTGGAAATATCCCACCTGAAATAGGAAAGCTCAAATTTCTTACTCATTTGGGATTGGTGGATAATAAACTCAATGGCTCTCTTCCTTCAGGACTGaataattttacatttttgaaGCAGTTGTTTTTTAGCAACAACAACTTTTCTGGCAGCATTCCCCACGATATATGCATCAGCGGAGTCCTTGAACTGTTTACAGCACACAACAATCAGTTGACAGGCCCCATGCCTAGAAGCTTGAGGAACTGCACCAGTTTAGTTAGATTGAGGCTTGAGAGGAACCAGCTGACAGCAAATATAGCTCAAGAGTTTGGCATTTATCCGAAACTAATTTATGTCGATTTAAGTTACAACAAATTCTATGGAGAGCTTTCAGAAAACTGGGAGCGGTGCCAAAACTTACAAAGCTTGAGGCTCGGCAACAACAGAATTTCCGGGGAGATACCTCGGTTTAAGGGATCAATTCAGCTCCATGTGCTTGACCTATCTTCGAATATTCTCACCGGGACAATCCCAAAGGAACTAGGGAAGTTGACATCCTTGTTCAACCTTAACCTAGGTGACAACAAACTTTCAGGCAGTGTGCCTTCGGAGATTGGATTGCTAACCAATCTACAACATCTTAACTTAGCAGCAAATGATTTCAGTGGACTAATTCCGGAAAAATTAGACGGGTGCAGAGAGTTGTTGAACTTGAACTTGAGCAGAAACAAATTTAATGAGAGCATTCCTCTTCAGATGGCAAGCATAAACGCTCTTCAAGTTCTCGATCTCAGTCAAAATTCACTGATGAGTGAAATCCCACCACAACTTGGAAATTTGATGAAGTTGGAAACCTTGAATCTCTCCCACAACAAGCTCTCTGGTTCGATCCCATCTATGTTCGATAACATGTTGAGCTTGACAGTTGTGGACATGTCATACAATCATTTGGAGGGTCCTCTTCCCAACAACAAAGCGTTCCATAAGGCCTTGGCTCTAGCTTTTGCGAATAACACAGGCTTGTGTGGCAATGCCACAGGTTTGAATGTTTGTCCGTCCGAAACAAGAGGGGAGAAAAAGAGCAGCAAATCGGTTATCTTCACTGTAGTCCTTATTTTAGGCATCCTGTTGTTTGTATTTGTGGTAACCGGGATTCTTTGCGTGGTCTGCTATCCACGAAAAGTGCAAAATGAAGACCAGTTTGCGATTTGGAGTTATGATGGAAGACTTGAGTATGAAGACATCATTGAAGCCACAGAGGGATTCAACTCCAAATATTGTGTGGGGGTGGGAGGCAATGCAAGTGTTTATAAGGCTGTGTTGCAAACAGGCCGGATTGTTGCAGTGAAGAAACTCCACATGCTACAGGATAGTGGAGTGGCAAACCTCAAGGCTTTCGAAAGTGAGGTTCGTACTCTATCAGAGATTCGTCACAGAAACATTTTGAAGCTTTATGGTTTCTGTTCGCATCCGCAGCACCCTCTTTTGTTGTATGATTTCGTAGACGGAGGAAGCTTGCAAAAGATACTGACCGACGAAAACCATGCAGTTAAGTTTGGATGGATTGAGAGGGTGAATGCTGTGAAGGATGTTGCTAATGCATTGTTGTATATGCATCATGATTGTTCACCTCCGATATTACATCGAGACATTTCAAGTAAGAACATCTTGCTAGACTTGGAATATGGAGCTTATGTTTCCGATTTTGGTACAGCTAAGCTCTTGAATCTTGAGACTTCAAATTGGACTTCATTTGCAGGCACATTCGGATACAGTGCTCCAG AGTTAGCATACACGATGGAAGCAAATGAGAAATGTGATGTTTATAGCTTTGGAGTGGTAGCACTAGAAATGATCATGGGAAAGCATCCCGGAGACCTCATCTcctattttttgtcattttcatcaacATCAACACCTGAACCTATACAACTGAACGATGTCTTGGACAAGAGGCTCCCGCCTCCGGGAAATCATGTTGTGGAAAAAGTGATCACTGTTGCAAACCTTGCACATGCGTGCTTGCGAACGAATCCACAATCTCGACCAACCATGCGACAAATTTCCCATGAGTTGTTATTTTGA
- the LOC126611804 gene encoding LOW QUALITY PROTEIN: taxadiene 5-alpha hydroxylase (The sequence of the model RefSeq protein was modified relative to this genomic sequence to represent the inferred CDS: substituted 1 base at 1 genomic stop codon), translated as MANEICNHSFCLFCFLAATVFFIVFLGHKKRCNTNKKRLPLGEMGLPWVGQTMEFYKAQRKNSLFDDFAQPQIAKYGKIFTTHLMGSPTVIVNGANANKFLLSNEFKLVVSSWPSASVQLMGKDSIIEKQGERHRYLRGLIGASLGQEGLETLVPKICHSVRLHLDTKWKGQDXISLYRSTKILTFTIVFECFLGISVKAEMLGIFERVLEGVFAAPVQIPGLRFWRAKKARVEIENMLIEVVREKRMQMEGKIEAEEEQGGTLLSQLVAGMIQGEITEEKVVDNVVLLVFAAHNTTSFAIAMTFKMLAQHPYCHSILLKEHAEIMRSKRPGENLTLDDTKKMKYTWQVARESMRIFPPIFGYFKKAIAGIEYEGFTIPRGWKVL; from the exons ATGGCAAATGAAATTTGCAAtcattctttttgtttgttCTGTTTCTTAGCTGCAACGGTctttttcattgttttcttaGGGCACAAGAAACGCTGTAACACGAATAAGAAAAGACTGCCACTAGGCGAAATGGGGCTTCCTTGGGTAGGCCAGACAATGGAGTTCTACAAAGCTCAACGGAAGAACAGTTTGTTTGATGATTTCGCTCAACCTCAGATTGCTAAATATGGTAAAATCTTCACAACGCATCTGATGGGATCACCAACTGTGATTGTAAATGGAGCCAATGCTAACAAGTTCCTGCTGTCCAATGAGTTCAAGTTGGTGGTGAGCTCGTGGCCTTCGGCATCAGTTCAGCTGATGGGAAAGGACTCCATCATAGAAAAGCAAGGGGAGAGGCACCGCTACCTGCGCGGACTTATTGGGGCGAGCCTTGGCCAGGAGGGGCTTGAGACGTTGGTGCCTAAAATATGTCACTCTGTGCGGTTGCATTTGGACACAAAGTGGAAAGGCCAGGACTAGATTAGCCTTTACCGCTCGACGAAAATTTTGACGTTTACCATAGTGTTTGAGTGCTTTTTGGGGATCAGTGTGAAGGCAGAGATGTTGGGAATATTTGAGAGAGTTTTGGAAGGGGTTTTTGCAGCGCCTGTTCAAATTCCTGGTTTGAGGTTTTGGAGAGCAAAGAAAGCGAGGGTGGAGATAGAGAATATGCTGATTGAAGTAGTGAGAGAGAAGAGGATGCAAATGGAAGGCAAGATAGAAGCAGAGGAGGAGCAGGGAGGAACATTGCTTTCACAATTGGTGGCTGGAATGATTCAAGGAGAAATCACTGAGGAGAAGGTTGTTGATAATGTGGTGTTGCTTGTTTTTGCAGCTCATAATACTACTTCTTTCGCCATTGCTATGACTTTCAAAATGTTGGCTCAGCATCCTTATTGCCATAGTATTCTACTGAAAG AACATGCTGAGATAATGAGAAGCAAAAGACCAGGTGAAAATCTGACACTGGATGACACAAAGAAGATGAAGTATACCTGGCAGGTTGCGCGTGAAAGCATGCGCATATTCCCCCCAATCTTCGGCTATTTTAAGAAAGCCATCGCCGGCATTGAGTATGAAGGCTTTACCATACCTAGAGGATGGAAG GTGTTGTGA